Below is a genomic region from Zea mays cultivar B73 chromosome 9, Zm-B73-REFERENCE-NAM-5.0, whole genome shotgun sequence.
gtcctcttgcttccgtaagggggctgagagccgccgtcgtcatagagcatgcggggcgccatcattacttgtttggcggagcgagccagatgggacgccggtcttgtcccccgtagcctgagtcagcttggggtagggtaatgatggcgcctcctgtgacgtggtcggtccgagccctgggttggccgaggtggaggctcctccgagatcgaggtcgagtctgtcttccgaggccgaggtcgagtccgagcccctgggtcgggcgaggcgaagaccgtcggctgaggccagggctgagtccgagccctggggtcgggcgaagcggagttcgtcgtcttccggggctgagcccaagtccgagccctggggtcgagcgatgcggagttcgtcgtcttccggggctgagcccgagtccgagccctggggtcgggcgatgcggagttcgtcgtcttccggggctaagcccgagtccgagccctggggtcgggcgatgcggagttcgtcgtcttcgagggctaagcccgagtccgagccctgaggtcgagcgaagcggagttcgtcgtcttccggggctaagcccgagtctgagccctggggtcgggcgatgcggagttcgtcgtcttccggggctaagcccgagtccgagccctggggtcgggcgaagcagagttcgtcgtcttccggggctgagcccgagtccgagccctggggtcgggcgaagcggagtttcctatggcgcctgaggccggacttggctgctgtcagcctcactctgtcgagtggcacgacagtcggagcggcgcaggcgacgctgtcctcttgtcaggcctgtcagtggagcggcgaagtgactacggtcacttcggctctgtcgactggagggcgtgcgtcaggataaaggtgtcaggccacctttgcattaaatgcccctgcgattcggtcggctgacgtggcgacttggccaaggttgcttcttggtgaagactgggcctcgggcgagccgaaggtgtgtccgttgccgtagggggtcctcgggcgagacgtaaatcctccggggtcggctgcccttgcccgaggctgggcttgggcgaggcgcgatcgcgtccctcgaatggaccgatccttgacttaatcgcacccatcaggcctttgcagctttgtgctgatggggtttaccagctgagatttaggagtcttgagggtacccctaattatggtccccgacaccaccagaccacacatatcttagtgtttagaaataaattataattatatttgaataaatattttaatatctatttatatgatatataaaaatcgTAGCAAACCACGAGTAACTGGCTATTAAAATATAAAAATGGAAACGCGAAAGAATTTATTCGGACCAATTTCGTCTGTTTACGTCCCTACACCTGACATCACAAAGATAATGAACCCATTCTGGGATCTCAGCCGTCAAACGCCAAACAGACGGTGGACAAGCGATGTGCTGGCCGAGGTCCAAACAAGGCTCCAAGGCCGTTTCAATCCAACCGTTTTAATCCGTCCTCTCCTGGCCCCTGAATTATCATTTTTTTTATATAAACCGATTGAATTTGCTTATTTCCGGATTTCTAAATCATCTCCCGATTCCTCCGCTCGTCAAATCCTCGCCGTGTCCGTGTAGCAATTCCTTGCGTTGGCGAATCATAGCAGTCTCCTCTCTCCGGCGGCAAATCGTCGAACTGCCACGCCTGGCCCCGCCGCCAGCCTCCTCGTCTGAAGAAGAACGGAAGACGTCGGGCTCCGGTGGTTCTGAACGGCAGGTAGCCAGTCGCGCTTCTCACGCCGGAGACTCGATTGGCGTTGTATTTGCCTTTCCGTTTGTTGGTAAGGGACCCTAACTTCGCTTGTGGATTTTTTTTTTCGGAGACTATTTGTTAGGTAGATCGATCTCTTTACTTTTTTTCTATGATCACAATCAGATCGGAAATTCTGGAAAGAGGAATAAATCGGGATTAATCCATTGCATATACAATAATACAAAGCCCGCTACTGGTGGATATGCGAGGCCATCTTTTTGCAACACCCCCAAGCGATTCGTTTCGAATTAGTTATTTTGTTCTTGTAACGGATCAAAGCACTGATGTTCCTGCGCTGCAATGGCTCTTTCGCTAGTTAATCTCTTATATTTTGTTGTCAAAACTCGCCTACTCGGTTTTAGTCAAGGATGCGATTTCTTTCATCCAAAATCTTTTGGGTGCTCATGTAGAAGTTGAAAATCTTCGTATTTTCACTCCTGTTTGTCTGGTTTATTCGCTGTATTTTGACGGCGTTAATCTGGCTTGTTCGACTATTGACAATATCGTTGCATTCTTATTTGCGACAGAGTTCTCGAAGCAAAACGATCGGATGAGATTCTTCAAGGGGAGCAAGGTGGAGGTATTGCAGGAGGCAGAGGTGCCATTTGGTTCTTGGAGGCCTGGTGAGATCATCTCCGGCAATGGACACACCTACCTGGTGAGATATGATGAAAGTCCCGTTGACTCTAGCGTGGCTGTTGAAAGGATGCCAAGGAGGTTGATTAGACCTAGCCCTCCTACGGATGATCCTGTACGCTGGAGTTTGGGTAGTATTCTTGAGGCCTTTGACAGCTACTCGTGGAAGGTTGCTGAGGTGGTGAGAGTGCTTAGAAAGAATCAATATCTAGTCAGGCTCCTTGGGTCGTCGCTGGAGTTGAGTGCACATGCATCAGATCTTCGATTGAGGAAGCTTTGGTTAGATGACAGATGGATTGTGACTCAGAAGGTAATGCTTTGTTCCTTCAATTCTCAAACTAGATTAGATTTATTTATAATAAAGTGATCAATAGAAAGATGTTTTTACTTACATTTGCTCAATCAAGCAGTTAACATGGTCTAACTGTTGTCTTTTCAGTAAATTTAATACCTTAATTTTGAGGTTCTTCGATGTTCACCCATGAGCAGTTAGATTTTGTTTCATCAAGTATTAATGGGAATGCCCTAGATCCTAATGAGACCCATCTTTCAATCATTTTCAGTATTCCGCAAGATGCTTGGATGGTGCATTCAGAGGTCAATCTGAAGATGGAAATTTAGACTGCAACTTGAGAAAGGACAGCCATATTCAACTTGAGAACCGGAATGCTTTTGAGGGTGATACATCTAGAGGCATGAAGAGAAAATCGTCTGCTATATCAACACATCCTCATTGCAGCGACATCAGTAAGAGATTGCAATGCAGTGACGCCACTAAGAGATTCTGGACACTAAATAGAGATGGAAGGCACACAAAGCTGGTTGATAGAGGTTTTTTCCCTTTGGCTGAAAAGGTAGATGCTGTTGATTCCCCATGCTTAATGCTGCGTGGGAAATACATGCATGCTAGTCATAAAGGGCATACTAGAACAACTGAAGAATTTAGTGACACAGAGAGTACCTCATCTTCTGTTGGTAGTTCTAGTCCTAATAGTACCCCCCATAGATCACAGTATTATAATTTGGTCAACCAAAGTGGAGATATCTGTAGTAGAACTGATGGTGATGAAGCTTTTACATTCGAAAGAGAAACATCAGAACATGGTAACGATGGATCGAGGGGAGAAACCCATTTGCTGGAATTACATGCTTATCGTGCGACAATGTTAGCCTTGTATGCTTGTGGGTCAATTAGCTGGGAGCAAGaggctttgttgactaacctaagGTTAACACTGAACATCTCAACTGATGAACATCTAGCTGAATTGAGGAGTTTGGTTACCCATGCTGTTACTTCCAGATAGCCTTTTCTTGTTAATTTCCTGGGGACATTTCATATATTCCAAATTATTGTAAGTTGGGAAATCTCATTAAGGGGTTGAGGTGTTGGAGTACTTCATGTGTAGAATTATACTTGTCAAAAGAGTCACTTGGGAAATTTTGTACTGTTGATATCTCAAGACTTCTGAATTTTTGGGACAGTCTTGAAGTATTAATATTTTTCACACTGAAACCTTTTTTTAATCATTGCATTAGCTTATGTTGTTGTTTAACATTGTACTACTACACCGATAGTTCTTGTATCCTTGATTGCATTTGTGATGATTGATGACTTTAACTTTCAATACTTTGATCAAAGCATGTACAAGCCGCTCCTACTATATCAATTCTCAAAGATATAAGTATGAATATTCTTGAGGAAGTTTAGTTTTTTAAATGATTGTCTTTGTAGTGTCAATGTTTTTACTATAGTTGTGCTATAGTTGCCTCCAAAAGTTGTGAAAAATTGTATGTATTGTGAAATATCAAATATATGTTTCCTCTTGACATTGTGTTGATTGGTGGGATGACTAATCCATAATGCTTTTTGCTGTTAATTTAGTAGCAGCTGTTGTGCATTGGCAGTTCCACTTTAGTATTGTTCACTTCTGCAACAGCAAAACTTTGGGGAAAGGAAATCTGATACTTCTCATGAACTTTCCAGGGCCaaggttggaggcttgtaaagcatcCTTCCATAGGTTCTTATAAATGGAGGAGTCTGCCACATGTTTTGCAGTGTGATAAATGTGACAATATTTCCATTGAACTTCCATTGGTACTTAATTTATTTTCAATATATTTTTTCTTTTAGGACCATTATATGTTTTCTTCTAGGATAGGATTCTCTCGTGCCTTGCTTTTTAAGTTGCATGATACTTCATTGCGACATTAATGGATAGTAGTTTCCATGTGAGCTTGTCATACCTTATGCTtgcaaataatagaacaaaagccTAAGGAGCACTCAGTTTGGTTTATTTATAAAATATACAAATGTAATAACACAAAAGGGTTGCCCTGTGTGGCTACTTGTACATGCTTATCTCAAACTTGGATCAAAGATTTATTTTTGATATTTTTGTTCAAAATTAAGGTTAAGCAGGGCCAAGAGTGTGGTTCCAGATTGGTACTGGTTGCTGGATAAAAGGGTCAAATTGGATTAGTTTATGATCCAAACAAAAAGGTGATCTGATTGTTGTGTGAATTTTCACAGAACAAGCATAATCCCTCTTAGGTAAGTGCTCCTGTAACTCTTGGTTTTATTTAAATCCTTTTtggaggagaaagatttgaatgaTACTTACAAGGTATACTAAAAATGTATTTTGATCATTGTACACATTTTTCATGTAATAAAGCAACTGGCAGTCTTAGCTGTATTTTCATATTATTATATGGATTTATGGTAAACAACTCTAAAAATATCAGTAAGTTAAGACCTTGTTTGGTGGAGCAGGTCATTAAGTGCTCTCTAGGAAATCGTGGAGCTAGATCTATAAGCCTTTAGAAGACATTTAGATAAAtcattttgtttattatttagattaatttttttaaaactatttaaatcGATATTATAAACTACAACTCCACACTAGAGCTGGAACATGGAGCCATCACAAACACCCCCCTAAATTGCAATTGATGCCTACCCTTCAGCAAAAAAACAGTAGTTTAGGTAGGCAATTGTAGGTCGCTTGCAGAGGCTTTATATATCCATTGTGTTGAAGTTAAGAAATATTCAAGATATATGTTGCGGAGTGCATATTGTTTTGAGTTAAAATTTAAATATGAAGTAGGGACTATAATTTAGGGGTTGTTTGGTACCTTTGCTAGCTACTGTTTGGATGTCTAGATAGCCTACCTTGATTCCTGCGCTAGCGAGCTTTTCTTTGCTGCTTCAATTGCTTGTTTGGATTGGAGGAGATTGAAGGGGATTGGAGGGTATTGagggggaaatgaactaatttccccttCTAACCAAACAAGCCCCAAGCAAGCCCAATTGGCTCTCCTTAGCCGGGAAGCATTCAGTTACTCACGCTGGTGAAGCAAGGCAACCTGGTTCGGGAACCAAGCATGCCCTTAATTGGTTGTCTGGCAAGGACATTGATCTATGCATTGTTAAGATTTTCCTTGCTAGTGTGGTGAGCAAATTTGGCTCGTCTGGACGGGCAAGATCCTTGTGGCTTGTGCGCCTTAAGAAATGGGAGGTGGCTTGTGCCAGCCCCTCAATACCTCAACCAACTACTTGTGTTTATGGGTGTTCACCTAAGAATCTTGCATCAAGACAAGGGTGTTGTTCCATGAATGCCTACACATTATGACTATCATTGTACGCTTGAAATCTTTGTTAGATAAAAAGGACATAACCAGTGCTGGCAAGGACATGATGGGGTTTGAGGAAGGAATAACCGAGGCAAGTCTTACCCCTACATTTTGTGGAGAGGTTGTGTTGAACCAAGGACCTTTTGGCTTAGTGGAAAGACCTCTCACCACCATGGTTATTAAAGCGTCGTTAAAACATCGTTTAAACGCTAAAACGTGATTATCATGTAGAACGCCCGAAAGTTTTGACCAAATCTCATAGAACATCCATGAAATTTGTTTAAACGTTCGTTTTTGCGTCGTTTAAACGTTTTGGGATGTTTTAGGCGCGTTTTAGAAGTTTTAGACTATGGGACCTCTGAAAGGCCCATCAAGCCCCAGAGGTAAGACGTCGGCCTTCCCTCTCATGTTCTCCTTCTCCAGCGCCTCCACCCACCTCCCTCAGTCCCTCCTCCTCTCCTCCAGTTTCGCCCGCTCTAGTGTCGGTtccatcaattctagccatccaaCGTCGCTCGCTCCATCGTCGTCCGCTCCAGTGTCGCCCGCTCCAGAATCACCCTCCTCCAGCGtcgcctctctcctccctcctccAACGCCACCACCCATCAACCACTGCCAGTAGCCAGCTGGTCCCAGGTCAAGACGCTAGGTGCCAGCAGCCAGTAAATCACCGGTTCACCATTTCATTGTCGCCCTGCTCTATTTGGTATCTGTTTGTCATCTTGCTCAGCTATTCCTCTATAATCTATTTGCACTCTACAGTCAGCATTGAACACTTGCTGATCTGCACGCACTCAATGTTTCAGGCTCTCAGTAATTTCAATTGATGAGTTGGATGATGGTTACTGATGCTAGATGCAAGTTCTTACTTGCATGTTGCATAATTACATATACTTGAGTGGTTAAACTTGATCAATTTTCTTTTATGCTATTTGTTTTGTGAACTCAAGTACTCAACTTATGAGTATGAACATATCCTATTCTGTTGTTTTATGTCAAGTCTGAAAAGACGTTTCAACGTTCGTTTTAACGAATAAATATTGAAAAGGTGGCTTCTAACTGTTTATCGTTTTATCGCTTTAATAACCATGCTCACTCATGTCCTGCTTGAATTTTTTGTTAGATAATGAAAAATAATTTCTTAGATGTTCTTGGAATATATTTGAAGATCTTTGTAAGTTTTTTCTCGAACAACGCAGGAGATCTACGTGTCATTTCattaaggccccgtttgtttcgttggaattgaattatattataataattataatttagacaaaactaattgagttaatatatttatttatgtaaTGTATTTGTatgttatcctaaatcatatcagATAGATAGTTATAAACTATATTTATGTTATAGAGaaacaagtagaagagtgtgctataaattgtacattagaaaagtaacatgtaaatctatagaattaatTTCCATCTCTcgcccccatgaatttgagataggcttatatatacactttggaaagttgtggaatgtcacatttttttaaaaaatagtcTATTGCATTAGTtaaattccaattcctcaaaatgaaggtaaACAAACGAACCCTAAGAAGAGAGAGAAGGTACCACATACATCAACTAAAAGCTTTGGTTGTTACAACTGTGACACCTAGACCATTTGAATACAAAAACCACAGAGGGGTAGGCCATCAAGACCTACACATTCGTAGCTCGTGCCCAGACCAGGAAGTCTTGCAGTTTGGAGGCCCCAGCCCACCTCCAAAGCCGACATTCCTCAACAATCCTTGTGATCAAAGTGAGTGTGTTAGGCTCTGAATTCTCAAAGACACAAGAATTTCTGTGCTTCCATATCTCCCAGGCTATTAAAATGATAAGGGAATTCAGCCCTTGCCTCCTTTCTTTTGGTACTAACTTGACCACCTTCCTCCACCACttaaaaaaaactcgacctgcggggggggggggggggggggtaagacagcccccgaCTATTATATTAAGAAtaagaccttctcacacaggtcaagaaaaacccgaacccctgccccaccatacacagcggcatcgaagcctatgtgagaacgaccacgattggggctgagccttagacccgtgctttggcgtgggacaggcgagggatttttttaaccacaacctgaatttcgctcccacggggagtcgaacccaggacctgaggagtgctactcagaccacctaaccaactcagctagaggctcTTTCGCTCCTCCACCACTTAGGAAAGGGCCTTCCACCGGGTCCCATATCATAAGATACGCTTGTAAGACTTGGACAGTTAAGGTCTCTTTTATATCTGATATCCATCTCCTGTTGTTCAGTGCCTCAACAACTGTCCTCTTTTTTACGGTTCTTTTGCCAATAGTTGTGATCAGATGGGGTGCTAGTtcagcaatgcatttcccttctaACCACCTGTCCTTCCAAAATAAATTTTTTTCACCATTACCAATTAATGGGAATCATAGCCATGTTGAAGAGAGCTTTGACATTTCGTGGGACCTCCAATTGAAAACCATCCGAAGGACGTGGTCGATCCAATTTTTGAGCACATAGCCATCTTATTTTCAGTGCCCAACCTAATTTTTCCATATTTAAAATCCCTAATCCGCCATAGCTTAAGGGGCATTGAACCTTTTCCCATGACACTAGGCAATTCCCTCCATTGGCCCTTTCTCGCCCTTTCCAGAGAAACCCACTCCTTATTTTGTCCACAGCCTTAATGACCCATTTTGGCAGATCAATTGCTAGCATAGAGTATATTGGGG
It encodes:
- the LOC100193920 gene encoding uncharacterized isoform X2 produces the protein MRFFKGSKVEVLQEAEVPFGSWRPGEIISGNGHTYLVRYDESPVDSSVAVERMPRRLIRPSPPTDDPVRWSLGSILEAFDSYSWKVAEVVRVLRKNQYLVRLLGSSLELSAHASDLRLRKLWLDDRWIVTQKYSARCLDGAFRGQSEDGNLDCNLRKDSHIQLENRNAFEGDTSRGMKRKSSAISTHPHCSDISKRLQCSDATKRFWTLNRDGRHTKLVDRGFFPLAEKVDAVDSPCLMLRGKYMHASHKGHTRTTEEFSDTESTSSSVGSSSPNSTPHRSQYYNLVNQSGDICSRTDGDEAFTFERETSEHGNDGSRGETHLLELHAYRATMLALYACGSISWEQEALLTNLRLSRAKSVVPDWYWLLDKRVKLD
- the LOC100193920 gene encoding uncharacterized isoform X4 — its product is MRFFKGSKVEVLQEAEVPFGSWRPGEIISGNGHTYLVRYDESPVDSSVAVERMPRRLIRPSPPTDDPVRWSLGSILEAFDSYSWKVAEVVRVLRKNQYLVRLLGSSLELSAHASDLRLRKLWLDDRWIVTQKYSARCLDGAFRGQSEDGNLDCNLRKDSHIQLENRNAFEGDTSRGMKRKSSAISTHPHCSDISKRLQCSDATKRFWTLNRDGRHTKLVDRGFFPLAEKGQGWRLVKHPSIGSYKWRSLPHVLQCDKCDNISIELPLVKQGQECGSRLVLVAG
- the LOC100193920 gene encoding uncharacterized isoform X5 — its product is MRFFKGSKVEVLQEAEVPFGSWRPGEIISGNGHTYLVRYDESPVDSSVAVERMPRRLIRPSPPTDDPVRWSLGSILEAFDSYSWKVAEVVRVLRKNQYLVRLLGSSLELSAHASDLRLRKLWLDDRWIVTQKYSARCLDGAFRGQSEDGNLDCNLRKDSHIQLENRNAFEGDTSRGMKRKSSAISTHPHCSDISKRLQCSDATKRFWTLNRDGRHTKLVDRGFFPLAEKVKQGQECGSRLVLVAG
- the LOC100193920 gene encoding uncharacterized isoform X1, which codes for MRFFKGSKVEVLQEAEVPFGSWRPGEIISGNGHTYLVRYDESPVDSSVAVERMPRRLIRPSPPTDDPVRWSLGSILEAFDSYSWKVAEVVRVLRKNQYLVRLLGSSLELSAHASDLRLRKLWLDDRWIVTQKYSARCLDGAFRGQSEDGNLDCNLRKDSHIQLENRNAFEGDTSRGMKRKSSAISTHPHCSDISKRLQCSDATKRFWTLNRDGRHTKLVDRGFFPLAEKVDAVDSPCLMLRGKYMHASHKGHTRTTEEFSDTESTSSSVGSSSPNSTPHRSQYYNLVNQSGDICSRTDGDEAFTFERETSEHGNDGSRGETHLLELHAYRATMLALYACGSISWEQEALLTNLRLTLNISTDEHLAELRSLVTHAVTSR
- the LOC100193920 gene encoding uncharacterized isoform X3, whose product is MRFFKGSKVEVLQEAEVPFGSWRPGEIISGNGHTYLVRYDESPVDSSVAVERMPRRLIRPSPPTDDPVRWSLGSILEAFDSYSWKVAEVVRVLRKNQYLVRLLGSSLELSAHASDLRLRKLWLDDRWIVTQKYSARCLDGAFRGQSEDGNLDCNLRKDSHIQLENRNAFEGDTSRGMKRKSSAISTHPHCSDISKRLQCSDATKRFWTLNRDGRHTKLVDRGFFPLAEKVDAVDSPCLMLRGKYMHASHKGHTRTTEEFSDTESTSSSVGSSSPNSTPHRSQYYNLVNQSGDICSRTDGDEAFTFERETSEHGNDGSRGETHLLELHAYRATMLALYACGSISWEQEALLTNLRAKVGGL